ATCTGTACAAATTCTGTGAAGACAGAGAATGTTAGTCAGGTTCTGAAAGATGGCAAGATTTCATACATGAAGTTAAGTTGGACCCTGACACCGTGTCCTAAACAGCCACAACAGAAACAAATCTTATTTTATTGGTCACTTGGTTTCTGTGGCGTTGAGCCCCACCTGCAGTAGAATCTTACTGGACCAATAATCCCAATTAAACAACCCATGTTCTGATAAGCTGTGATTGTGCGGTCTCACTTTTATCGAGGACACGGTGTAATAACCAACAAGTTAAAGTCAACTTCACATTAAAACTCACCTTCGTAGTTAACCTGTCCGTCTCCGTCAATGTCTGCTTCTCTGATCATCTCATCAACCTCTTCGTCGGTCAACTTCTCTCCGAGGTTCGTCATGACGTGACGCAGTTCAGCTGCACTGATGTAACCGTTCCCATCCTAAAGCACAGGATATCCAGGTCATCGACTGCACGTGACTTAGTGTGGCACTAGTGTCTTATTCTGGAACGGGACGACCTTTACCTTATCAAAGACACGGAACGCTTCTCTGATCTCCTCCTCGCTGTCCGTGTCCTTCATCTTCCTCGCCATCATGGTCAGGAACTCTGGGAAGTCTATCGTCCCATTTCCTATGCAGAAAGCAGACGTATTGAGACGAACTTTTAACATTCAACACTTGTGTTAAGGATGGATGCGGTCATCCTCACCATCAGCGTCCACTTCATTGATCATGTCCTGCAGCTCCGCCTCTGTTGGATTCTGTCCGAGCGAGCGCATGACCGTCCCCAGCTCTTTGGTCGTGATGGTGCCATCGCCGTCCTTGTCAAAGAGTGAGAAAGCCTCTTTGAATTCTGCAAAGGGTGACAGATAAATAAAACAggaactttcattattattaacaGAATCTCCCAAAGACAAACAACCACTGAAAACAAAAGACACACGGAGGAACCAGTGGGGCCAGTTCCGAAGAAGGGATGCCCTTCTTTACACATTCACTTCCACAAACTCTTTCAGATATTAATGCAAAAGAAGCACGATGCCATAGagcatttaaagtcaacatgaaacatattGACCTTGTTTAGATTAAGAAAATGTTCCTGGTCTTAATGAACGATTCATCAGCACCTGTTAttcgaaagagaaaaaaataaaaataaaataaatgtgaaggtTTCGCCTTTTGGCTGACATCATAAAGCCATCATGCTTCATTTCAGTAAATAACTGGCCACTTTCACAATCCGACCAATTCCTTATGGATAACATAACATGATATATTCTCCTTCACTGCATTTCATGCTGCACTTAGAAAAGTGAATTTTGAAAGTAACACCGGTTGAAAATCAAGTTTCATATAGACTTTAAAATGTAGGTTCAGAGACACAACCATCAAGAATGATTTAAGTTGTGAATATTTTAGACAGCAGTTTGCCTGTACTCATAATGAACAGACACCAcattgcaaaacaaacaaaaactctaCATTTGCGCCTGCATTGCTACAACAGTCTGTAATTATCGTTTTTTTAGACAAGGCACACACAGGAATAACATGTGTGGCCCCCAAACTAGAAAAGTCTTGgaagaactaaaataaaaaaaaaattaaaaaaagtcccAGACATCAACAAGAGAAATGTGAATTCTATGTAAAATGCTACTGGCTGCTACAACAGATTGTCCCCGTGCGAATGAAACCTTACCCTGCTTCTATGCAAACCATCAACTCTGAGGCACGGTTTCTATGGAGAGCCAGCACAATGACCTCACTCGGTCCCTATGGAGACACACTAAACCATATGGAGACCCAATGCTGGGACCTTATTGTGGTGATATAGGATCTAGACTTCAGAGCAGTATGGAAACACTGCCGTGACCTCACACTCTCCAGGGAAACACACCTCAGTGACTAGGTCTCAATGGACCTCAACCTCACAGTCACTGTGGTGACCGACCACAATGACCTCACTGACTTCTGTCTGAGGCTTTCAACTGTAAGTCGCACAACCACGAttaaaaaaacaagttaaaaaaaaaaaaaaaaaaaaaaaaaaaaccacaggtGAAAGTGACAGGGTTTCACATCCATTTTCTACCAAAGCGCTCAGATGAAACATACGGGATCGCAAAGTcatctaaaattaaataattagatAGCCGTCATATACAAGCACACTAGCACAATTCTAGCTTACATTGGATATAAAGTGAAAAGTGCattcacaaatgcacaaaaaaaaaaaaacttggctatTAAAGTCACCTAATTAAGGCAAAACGCACTGGAAATGTGTTATAATGACAGTAAGAACATCATGTGCCACCCACAGGACCGGTACAAGTCCATCACGATACTAGAACCTGCAATATCAGGTCATAAAGGACTCAACCAGCGGCTGGTGAAACGGTAACTTCACGTCAAAGCCAGAGAGGTTCAGTCCGGCAGGGGACACACCCTTGATCCTCAGTGCCTGCAGTTACGACCGCTCTCCTACAGAGAAGAGGGTGTGTTCGTCGAATACTACACCTAGCCCTGGGAATAACTCGTTCAATTGGTCTTTAACACTGGAGTTACAGGCATCCCATCACAACAACCGGTACATTCATTCAGGGAATGGGTCCCAACCGAGTCTCAAGGCTCGCCATAAAAGGAAATAAGATAAATCCACAGAGAGTtgttgggtgggggggggggggggggaccatGGGAATAAACCGCACGGCCATGTGCCACCGGACAGGACGGGGATGTCTTACCGGCAATCTGCTCTTCTGTCAACTGGTCAGCCTGCAGACGAGAAAGAGAGAAGATCATCGAATAACTATACTATATAATAAGCCTATACTGATCCACCATCAAACTTTAATACTGCTGGCAACGTGTCTATTATAGTTCAAAACGTAGACATCATAAAAGACCTGATTGAAGTAAATGTCGACTGAGACGGTCAGTCTATAACATCTCTTGGTGTTTCAAGTTAGGAAGTCAATCAGTCGTATGGATTTGCAATAGCATGAGAGTCAAAGACAGTTTTAATTCTGGGGTGAACCATCTTTAATATTAACTGCAGAAGGTGGCGCAATCCTGCTCCGCTGCTCGTAAATGTCTTTATACTGCTTTATtcatgtaaacatttttaattacaaGACCACAGAGGTCAAATGCTTTCCATATAACTATTAAGTGTTAGATAAAAAGCAAATATTCAAACATGAGCTCGTGGGAGAGAAATGCGCCATATTTGCAGCAGACGCGCCTGTGAATCTGTTCGCTATCAAGCTTTTCCAAGCTGTTGCttatttcatgatacagaaagAACTGAATAATTTAACTTAGTGAATAGACGTTTATATACGTCTGCGCATAACGGTTATATAAACTAAGGCAGAATACTACCTGCTATTTAGCCAGATCACTCCCGtacattaaaagaaaattaacttAACGTTACATACAACCATTCAGTATCAAGGAACTGTGTGCTGACTGTAGCGCGCATTATTTTAGATATGTTGCCTATAATAACTGCATTTTGCACCAAATAAGCAGTGACGGTAACATATAACAGTTTGTACTCACCATTGCGCTGTTTTAACAGATGTATCTCCACACAAAACAACAGTCCACAGCTGGCAAACAAACAGGATGCAATCATACAGAGCTAGCTTGACGCGCCTTTAATGGTCGCTTATAAACTCCTCCCCCTGGTTTCTATCCATCCGCCACTTCCTTCCCCATCAGAAACCAGCGTCAAAATGCCACTATTGTCATATGTTAGCGTGCAGTACAAAGTTGCGTGGATTTTTCTACGATAGCGACGTGTTCAAATCGCGAAGATGTGCCATATGCAGCGAGGTGGACCTGTTTTGAGAGGAACTAACTAACCGGCGGACTCATACATTCTGCTAAAGTGTAATGCGGCAGTAGCAGTACTGTACGTTATGGCCAGGAGAGGCGGCTTCCGATTGGTCCATTCGTACCCGCAATGCGTCACTCGCTGCATTCCAGGCTAGACTCACTCACAGTACACATCAGGGTCAGAATTTAACCAGGGCTTGTGGCAGAAATGCCATAGAAAGTGACAAATTTAaccaactatttaaaatattagggcacaaaaatctatttaaa
Above is a genomic segment from Carassius carassius chromosome 30, fCarCar2.1, whole genome shotgun sequence containing:
- the calm2a gene encoding calmodulin 2a (phosphorylase kinase, delta), whose product is MADQLTEEQIAEFKEAFSLFDKDGDGTITTKELGTVMRSLGQNPTEAELQDMINEVDADGNGTIDFPEFLTMMARKMKDTDSEEEIREAFRVFDKDGNGYISAAELRHVMTNLGEKLTDEEVDEMIREADIDGDGQVNYEEFVQMMTAK